The stretch of DNA CTCCGGCTCCGCGGCGGCGAGGAGGGTGAGGCCCAGCGTCTCGCCGCGGCGGCGCACCAGCTCGCGGAAGAAGCGGCCCACCAGCGCGCCCCGCCGGTCGAAGTCGTCGCACGCCAGCACCCACGGCCTGCGGCCGGAGCGCGCGCTCCACTCGTCCAGCAGGTCGATGATGCCGTGGCCCAGGCGGTACGCGCGGTCGCCGGCGTAGTTGCGCGTGGCCTCCTCGAGCGGCGCGCTCTCGGTGAGCGGCACGTGGCGGCGCGTGACGCGGCGCGCCAGCGCGGGCAGCACGGCGACCAGCTCCGCGTCGTGGCGGGCGAGCAGGTCCGGCGCGTCGCGCTCGATCTCGCGGAGGACGGCTTCGAGCCAGGTGTTGAGCCCCGCCCACAGCCCCGCCCTGCCCGTGTCGCAGCTCACCAGCCACGCAGCCGCGCCGGTCGCCCGCGCCGCATCTACCCAAGCGGCCATGCGCTCGCTTCGCGCGGGGCTGTGTGGAGCGGAGAGGACGATCACCTGGCCACGCAGGGCGGGAGAGTACGGGGGGATGTTCGCGCCGGGCTGCATGCGGGAGTGCTCCGAAAAGCGGGGTTCGCGCCGCGGGCATGAGCGGCGGTGATGATACGGGACAAAAGTGGATGCAGGGCCGCCCTTTCGGACGGCCCTGCGGACCGGTTACGCGAGGATGGGCTGCGGGAACTGGTCGACGGGCGGCCACTCGGGCGGCGGGAAGCCCTCGCAACCTTCGACGTAGAACGCGGCCACCGTCTGCTCGGTGTCCTTGCCGTAGAATTCGAAGCTGATCATTTCTTCACCTCCTTTCCAGACAGTTAAAGATGGATCGAAGAACTCTTGATCCGAACCTATACGAGTCGCCGGTAAGTGTCAAGGCCGTTTGAGAGCGCCATCGGAAAGATGTACCGTGGCAACGGACGACGCCCCTCCCTCCCGGAAAATCGCAAGCATGATCCGCGTTGTGAGATGGTTTCTGCGCTTCTCTGATGGATCCAGCGGAATCCGTTGGCCGGAGGATACGGACAGGCTGGCGGAAACGGAAACGAGCCGCACGTTTCGCCCGTGCGGCTCGCTCATCATCTCACCCGATCCATTCGCGACTTCGCGGCTACTCTCCAGTCATCTCCTGCACGAGCTGGTACGCCGCGTTCCGGGGGATGCCCAGCCGGCGGCGCAGCTCCTTGGCCGCCGCGCTGGCCGAGAGGCCCTGCGCGATCAGCGCCTGCGCCATGGACCGCGCGGCCAGCTCGTCCGTCTCGCCCTCCGCCGCCTCGTCGGCCGGGCGGCCTTCGACGACGACGACGATCTCGCCCAGCACGTCGCCGCGCTCGAAGTGCTCGGCGGCGGCGGCGGCGGTGCCGCGGAAGAACTCCTCGTGCATCTTCGTCAGCTCGCGGGCGACGGCGACGCGGCGGTCCGCGCCGGCGGCCTCGGCCACGTCGCGCAGCAGGCGGGCCACGCGCTTGGGCGACTCGTACAGCACGGCGGCGTGCGGCAGCGCCGCGACCTCCTCCAGCAGCTCCGCGCGCTCCGCACCCTTGCGCGGCGGGAAGCCGTAGAAGGTGAAGCGGTCCGCAGCGATGCCGGAGGCGACGAGCGCCGCGAGCAGAGCGGACGCGCCGGGGATGGGGACCACGTCGAACCCCGCATCCACCACCTCGCGGACGATGCGGGCGCCGGGGTCGGAGAGCAGCGGCGTGCCGGCGTCGGTGACCATGGCGACGCGCTTGCCCTCGCGCAGCATCTGCACGACCAGGCCCGCGCGAGCCGCCTCGTTGTGCTCGTGCGCGCTGACCATCCGCACCGTGGCGCCGATGTGCCGGAGCAGCGTGGACGTGCGGCGCGTATCCTCCGCCAGCACGACGTCCGCGCTGCTCAGCACCTCGACCGCGCGGTGAGACAGGTCGCCCAGGTTGCCGATGGGCGTGCTGACCACGTACAGCGCCACGTCAGAGGGCAAGGGCCCACGGGAGCTTGGAGAAGAAGCCGTGCTCGGCCAGCACGAAGCGGCTGTCGCGGGCGCACTTCTCGACCACGGCGGCAGGGTCGATGCCGTAATGGTCCGACGCGGAGATGAGCGCCTCGGTGAGCCACGCCGCCACGCCGTCCGTCAGCACGGCGGGCGATGCGACGGGGTCGCCGGCAACGCGCCCCTCGTCCGTCAGGTCGAACGCGGCGGCGACGGGGTGGCGCAGGGCGGCCACGGCCTGGCCCTTCCGCATGATCTCGATGGCGCTCTCGCGCCCCAGCGGGCCGGAGATCTCGCGCATCACCCCGCCCACCACGCGGCGGTACAGGTCCACGAAGCCGGGCCCGGCCTGCACCGGAAGCTCCTCGAGCGCTTCGTACGGCGTGGCGGTGAGGCCGCCCGTGGTGAAGAGCGAGCGCATGAACTCCGGCACCGGCGTGGCCGCGGTGCGGTCGGTGAACCAGCCGTTGCGGAACGCGCCGTCCTCGAACGCCAGGTAGTGGTGCGCGCCCGCGCCGTCGCACAACTCCAGCACCCCGGTGAAGCGCCGCTCGCGCAGGCGGGGGAAGAAGAGGTCGGGCCGCGACGGGTCCAGCGGCTCCTCCCACTGCGCCGCGGTCTGGAGCAGCGTGGCGAGCATGGCCCGCAGCTGCTCCTCGG from Longimicrobiaceae bacterium encodes:
- the rsmI gene encoding 16S rRNA (cytidine(1402)-2'-O)-methyltransferase, with translation MPSDVALYVVSTPIGNLGDLSHRAVEVLSSADVVLAEDTRRTSTLLRHIGATVRMVSAHEHNEAARAGLVVQMLREGKRVAMVTDAGTPLLSDPGARIVREVVDAGFDVVPIPGASALLAALVASGIAADRFTFYGFPPRKGAERAELLEEVAALPHAAVLYESPKRVARLLRDVAEAAGADRRVAVARELTKMHEEFFRGTAAAAAEHFERGDVLGEIVVVVEGRPADEAAEGETDELAARSMAQALIAQGLSASAAAKELRRRLGIPRNAAYQLVQEMTGE